From the Chloroflexus aurantiacus J-10-fl genome, one window contains:
- a CDS encoding ABC transporter permease: MLQYIIRRILIAIPTLLIISFVIFAVLALAPGDPLAQFALNPAIPESTRELIRIQFGLDQPWPIRYVRWLTSLMRGDWGFSFGTRGPVIDLIWQRLPQTLTVVGTAYLIAVLLAIPIGIISAVKQYSIFDNVATFFAFIGFSVPSFFTGLVLMLIFAINLKWFPIVYNTTLQVVDWETFTQQVRQMTLPVLVLVVQQTAALTRFMRSSMLDNLSLDYVRTARAKGLSDRMVVLRHVLVNSLIPVVTLIALGIPTIFTGAIITENLFRVNGLGALLITSINNSDTPVVMALMFIFAILTVVFNLIADILYGVLDPRVRYS, translated from the coding sequence ATGTTGCAGTATATTATTCGGCGTATTTTAATTGCTATTCCGACGCTCCTGATTATCAGTTTTGTGATTTTTGCCGTGCTTGCACTTGCCCCTGGTGATCCACTGGCCCAGTTCGCCCTCAATCCGGCCATTCCCGAATCGACCCGTGAACTGATTCGGATTCAGTTTGGCCTGGATCAACCCTGGCCAATTCGCTATGTGCGCTGGTTGACCTCGCTTATGCGGGGGGATTGGGGCTTCTCGTTTGGTACCCGTGGCCCGGTCATTGATCTGATCTGGCAGCGCCTCCCGCAAACATTAACGGTTGTGGGAACAGCGTACCTGATCGCAGTGTTGCTGGCAATCCCGATTGGCATTATTTCAGCCGTAAAGCAGTACTCAATTTTTGATAACGTTGCTACCTTTTTTGCATTTATTGGTTTTTCAGTGCCTTCGTTCTTCACCGGTCTGGTGTTGATGCTGATCTTTGCAATTAATCTGAAATGGTTTCCAATTGTGTACAACACAACATTGCAGGTCGTTGACTGGGAGACCTTCACCCAACAGGTGCGCCAGATGACCTTACCGGTGCTGGTGCTGGTTGTGCAACAGACCGCTGCCCTCACCCGCTTCATGCGCTCATCAATGCTTGATAACCTCTCGCTCGATTATGTGCGCACAGCGCGTGCCAAAGGGTTGAGCGACCGCATGGTTGTGTTACGCCACGTTTTAGTGAACAGCCTGATCCCCGTGGTCACGTTGATTGCCCTCGGTATTCCCACCATCTTCACCGGCGCAATTATTACCGAAAATCTCTTCCGGGTGAATGGTTTGGGTGCGCTGTTGATTACGTCGATCAATAATTCTGATACCCCGGTCGTGATGGCGTTGATGTTCATCTTTGCCATTTTGACGGTGGTGTTTAATTTGATTGCCGATATTCTCTACGGTGTGCTCGATCCACGAGTACGCTATTCGTAA
- a CDS encoding ABC transporter permease, translated as MSEIEMNGAIGISASARAQQMTTRMAAKPRSLLSDAWRRFRKHRMAMLGVVILFTLALFSFVGPYFYVPRLAAELEAIGSPFLQDRVDLQTAIDHLDFLNILSAPSAIHPFGTDDLGRDLLARTLYGGRVSLLVGLTAMAIAISLGTIIGATAGFLGGVVDQILMRITDLFLSLPAIPLTLLVVYLFRDPVIQLMGSPEAGIFTIVVTVIGSLAWMSTARIVRATFLSLKEKEFVEAAIALGISRPAIMFRHILPNAIGPIIVAATLEVGSAIITESTLSFLGVGFPPDTPTWGRLVTDGSQYLQAAPWLALFPGMLIFLTVLSINFVGDGLRDALDPRSRL; from the coding sequence ATGTCTGAAATAGAAATGAACGGCGCCATAGGGATTTCGGCCAGTGCCCGTGCCCAGCAGATGACCACGCGGATGGCGGCGAAACCACGTTCGCTGCTTAGCGATGCCTGGCGGCGCTTTCGCAAGCATCGCATGGCAATGCTGGGGGTCGTTATACTGTTCACACTGGCCCTGTTCTCATTTGTTGGGCCATATTTCTATGTACCGCGTCTGGCCGCAGAACTAGAGGCAATTGGCTCACCATTTTTGCAGGATCGGGTTGACCTGCAAACGGCAATTGACCATCTCGATTTTCTTAATATTCTCTCGGCGCCGAGTGCCATTCATCCCTTCGGAACCGATGATCTCGGTCGTGATTTGCTGGCACGCACTTTGTACGGTGGCCGGGTTTCTCTGCTGGTCGGTCTGACCGCGATGGCAATTGCGATTTCGCTCGGTACCATCATTGGTGCCACCGCCGGTTTCCTGGGAGGGGTTGTTGATCAGATTTTGATGCGGATTACCGATCTGTTTCTCTCGCTACCGGCCATTCCCCTTACGTTGCTGGTGGTCTATCTGTTCCGCGATCCGGTCATTCAACTCATGGGGTCGCCGGAAGCCGGTATCTTCACGATTGTGGTCACGGTGATCGGGAGTCTGGCCTGGATGAGTACGGCCCGGATTGTGCGCGCCACCTTCCTGTCGCTTAAGGAGAAGGAGTTTGTTGAGGCCGCCATTGCGCTGGGTATCAGCCGTCCGGCAATTATGTTTCGCCACATTCTACCCAACGCCATCGGTCCGATTATCGTCGCTGCAACGCTGGAAGTGGGGAGTGCGATTATCACCGAGTCAACCCTGTCGTTCCTGGGTGTCGGTTTCCCACCTGATACACCGACCTGGGGCCGGCTGGTGACCGACGGCAGCCAGTATTTGCAGGCAGCCCCCTGGCTGGCCCTCTTCCCCGGTATGTTGATCTTTCTGACGGTGCTTAGCATTAATTTCGTCGGTGATGGTCTGCGCGATGCACTCGATCCACGTTCACGGCTGTAA
- a CDS encoding phospholipase D-like domain-containing protein, producing MARKPSSSRPYRPNRTQIILLFLILALGYLINAGIIDLRRFGLDPALFGIETQPKPDVSGDIAVYFTTPSLVYPDVPRDRVTPPFLRDMLTDIANARQSIDLATFEYTLQPLAEALVAAHQRGVQVRLALDRESLEDPVDAKFAGIIEEGGIPISWEETTAFLHSKFVIIDNRIVWTGSWNVTINDTYRNNNNLLRITIPAIVENYRVEFAEMAAGRFGNSKQATTPHTRITTGQATIENYFTPRERPAARIVEVITNARRSVVFMAFSFTSDEIAGAMVNRQQAGIPVRGVFEQRNAEGIGSEFGPLREAGVEVLADGNCYTMHHKVIVVDERIVITGSYNFTSRAERTNDENLLIIEDPVLAAAYLGEFERVFTQAQNPTRCQ from the coding sequence ATGGCGCGCAAGCCCTCTTCGTCACGACCGTATCGCCCCAACCGCACGCAGATCATATTGCTGTTTCTCATCCTGGCCCTCGGTTATCTGATTAACGCCGGGATTATTGATCTACGCCGCTTCGGTCTCGATCCGGCGCTGTTCGGGATTGAAACCCAACCTAAACCTGATGTCAGTGGCGACATCGCCGTCTATTTCACAACCCCATCACTGGTCTATCCCGATGTGCCACGCGACCGGGTCACGCCACCGTTTCTGCGCGATATGCTGACCGATATTGCCAATGCTCGCCAGAGTATCGATCTGGCGACATTTGAATACACCCTGCAACCACTGGCGGAAGCGCTGGTTGCTGCCCACCAGCGCGGGGTACAGGTGCGGCTGGCGCTTGACCGTGAAAGCCTGGAGGACCCGGTAGATGCCAAATTCGCCGGGATTATTGAAGAAGGTGGTATTCCAATAAGCTGGGAAGAGACAACGGCGTTTCTCCACAGCAAATTCGTTATCATTGACAACCGGATCGTCTGGACGGGATCGTGGAATGTGACGATCAACGACACCTACCGCAACAACAACAACCTGTTGCGGATTACCATTCCGGCCATCGTCGAAAATTATCGCGTCGAGTTTGCGGAAATGGCCGCCGGTCGGTTCGGCAACAGCAAACAGGCAACAACCCCTCACACCCGCATCACCACCGGTCAGGCAACTATCGAAAATTACTTTACGCCACGCGAACGGCCAGCCGCACGGATTGTTGAGGTCATCACCAATGCCCGCCGGTCGGTCGTGTTTATGGCCTTTTCGTTTACCAGTGACGAGATTGCCGGGGCGATGGTTAATCGGCAGCAGGCCGGTATTCCGGTACGGGGGGTGTTCGAGCAGCGCAACGCTGAAGGGATTGGTTCCGAGTTTGGGCCGTTGCGCGAAGCAGGCGTAGAAGTTCTAGCCGATGGGAATTGCTATACCATGCACCACAAGGTGATCGTGGTTGATGAACGGATTGTGATCACCGGTTCGTATAACTTCACCAGCCGCGCCGAGCGCACCAACGACGAAAACCTGCTCATCATTGAAGACCCGGTGCTGGCCGCAGCCTATCTCGGTGAGTTCGAGCGCGTCTTTACCCAGGCTCAAAATCCAACGCGCTGCCAGTAG